DNA from Sulfurospirillum tamanense:
CCCTATGGCAAACTCATCTGCATGAAGCTTGTAAATTACACAAGAATCTTTTACAGATTGTGCTATTCTTAAAGCAAGGGCCTTTAAAACATAATCCCCAAACATGTCACCGTAACTATCATTAATAAAATGAAATTCATCGATGTTTAAAAGCACTATTGTTTCCAAAAAACCATCGCTTTCCAAATCATGTAGTAACTTATTGCGGTTTGGCAACCCCGTCAAATCGTTATAAAACAAACGCTTATTCATCTCTTCCGATTGCAGAAAAATTTGATTTTCCAGTGTTTTTGCCTGATCTGCCATCTGCTCAACATGAGAAGATATTTTTCCCAACTCATTACTAGGCGAATCAAGTTCGACCCTACACATCTTTAGCAAAGCACTGATTGGCCTATACATTGACATGAACATAAGAATAGCCAAAAGCACCAAGACCAAAGAGCTTATCCAAAGAAAAATTTTAAAAAACCTTTTTTTCTCCTCAAGCTCATCTTGTGTTGATTTCAAAGAAGCACTTTCGTTTTTTACAATGCTCTGTTCCAAATACTGGCTAATAGCAGCTATTTTTTTAACTTGCAAAGCATCAAGCCCTTCGTTGATGCTTTGCGGCAACCTCTTCAATACAAACTCCATTAAAGAGTGCGCATCAGGGCTTCTTATGGCTATCTCCAAAGAAAGTTCATGCAATTTACCTACCAGTGAGCCAGAGGTTTCTTCCGAAACAAAAAACCCCTGTTCATAAAAAAAACCTTCTTGCAATGCGCGTATTTCTTGATCAATAGAGGCGATTTTATTTCGTACCTGCCTATAGTACTCAACCTTTTGCGTATATTGTGCATAGGCATTTTCTAGGTCGTTTGCATAGCTCGCCCTAACAAAAAAGACAATTATTATTGCCGTAAGCAACCCTAAAAATTTTTCCCTTAACGACACCGTATTCCTTTGCATTCGACTAGGTTTTAAATTTCCCGAGAGTTTCATTTAGCTGTTCTGTCATACTACTAAGATGATTAGCTGCACTTGCAATCTCCTCCACACTTCTTGCGTTTTGGCTTGAGATGTCATTGGACTCCAAAATTTTAGTAGAAACAGTATTGATTTTACTGGCTGTTTCTTTGTATTCATTTA
Protein-coding regions in this window:
- a CDS encoding diguanylate cyclase domain-containing protein, whose protein sequence is MKLSGNLKPSRMQRNTVSLREKFLGLLTAIIIVFFVRASYANDLENAYAQYTQKVEYYRQVRNKIASIDQEIRALQEGFFYEQGFFVSEETSGSLVGKLHELSLEIAIRSPDAHSLMEFVLKRLPQSINEGLDALQVKKIAAISQYLEQSIVKNESASLKSTQDELEEKKRFFKIFLWISSLVLVLLAILMFMSMYRPISALLKMCRVELDSPSNELGKISSHVEQMADQAKTLENQIFLQSEEMNKRLFYNDLTGLPNRNKLLHDLESDGFLETIVLLNIDEFHFINDSYGDMFGDYVLKALALRIAQSVKDSCVIYKLHADEFAIG